In one Heteronotia binoei isolate CCM8104 ecotype False Entrance Well chromosome 1, APGP_CSIRO_Hbin_v1, whole genome shotgun sequence genomic region, the following are encoded:
- the HSPA9 gene encoding stress-70 protein, mitochondrial — MLSAARLRVLLPGAGQVIWNGLSQDILRGVTSRKYASDAIKGAVIGIDLGTTNSCVAVMEGKQAKVLENAEGARTTPSVVAFTNDNERLVGMPAKRQAVTNPHNTFYATKRLIGRRYDDSEVQKDIKNVPFKIVRASNGDAWVEAHGKLYSPSQIGAFVLMKMKETAENYLGRPAKNAVITVPAYFNDSQRQATKDAGQIAGLNVLRVINEPTAAALAYGLDKAEDKIIAVYDLGGGTFDISILEIQKGVFEVKSTNGDTFLGGEDFDQALLQHIVKEFKRETGVDLTKDNMALQRVREASEKAKCELSSSVQTDINLPYLTMDASGPKHLNMKLTRSQFEGIVADLIKRTIAPCQKAMQDAEVSKSDIGEVILVGGMTRMPKVQQTVQDMFGRAPSKAVNPDEAVAIGAAIQGGVLAGDVTDVLLLDVTPLSLGIETLGGVFTKLINRNTTIPTKKSQVFSTAADGQTQVEIKVHQGEREMAGDNKLLGQFTLVGIPPAPRGVPQIEVTFDIDANGIVHVSAKDKGTGREQQIVIQSSGGLSKDDIENMVKNAEKYAEEDRRRKERVEAVNMAEGIIHDTESKMEEFKDQLPAEECNKLREEIAKTRELLARKDSETGENIRQAASTLQQASLKLFEMAYKKMASERESSGSSGDQKEEKQ; from the exons ATGTTGAGCGCTGCACGGCTCCGTGTGCTGCTTCCCGGGGCTGGCCAG GTTATCTGGAATGGTTTAAGTCAAGATATCCTTAGAGGTGTAACAAGCAGGAAATATGC CTCAGACGCAATCAAAGGTGCTGTCATCGGTATTGATCTTGGCACCACCAACTCCTGTGTAGCTGTTATGGAAGGAAAGCAAGCTAAA gtgctggaaaatgccgaAGGTGCCAGAACCACCCCTTCTGTTGTAGCATTCACGAATGACAACGAGCGATTGGTTGGAATGCCAGCTAAGCGGCAGGCTGTCACTAACCCTCATAATACATTCTACGCTACCAAGCGGCTTATTGGACGCCGATATGATGATTCAGAAGTGCAGAAAGATAT CAAAAATGTTCCTTTTAAAATTGTCCGTGCTTCAAATGGTGATGCCTGGGTGGAAGCTCATGGAAAGCTGTACTCTCCGAGTCAGATTGGTGCCTTCGTATTGATGAAGATGAAGGAGACAGCAG AAAACTACCTGGGGCGACCAGCAAAGAATGCTGTGATCACAGTTCCTGCATATTTCAATGATTCTCAGAGGCAG GCTACCAAAGATGCTGGGCAGATTGCCGGATTGAATGTTTTGAGAGTGATAAATGAGCCCACCGCTGCAGCGCTAGCCTATGGTTTGGACAAGGCTGAGGACAAAAT CATTGCAGTCTACGACTTGGGTGGTGGCACATTTGATATTTCTATTTTGGAAATTCAGAAGGGAGTCTTTGAAGTCAAATCCACCAATGGTGACACTTTCTTGGGTGGTGAAGATTTTGACCAGGCCTTGTTGCAGCATATTGTTAAGGAGTTCAAGAGAGAG ACAGGTGTTGACTTGACCAAAGATAACATGGCTCTCCAGAGAGTTAGAGAAGCATCAGAAAAGGCAAAATGTGAACTCTCTTCTTCAGTCCAG ACAGACATTAACTTGCCTTACCTCACAATGGATGCTTCTGGGCCAAAACATTTGAACATGAAGCTGACACGGTCTCAGTTCGAGGGGATTGTGGCTGATCTGATTAAGAGGACAATTGCCCCTTGCCAGAAAGCTATGCAGGATGCTGAAGTCAGCAAGAGTGACATCGGGGAAGTTATCTTGGTTGGCGGCATGACCAGAATGCCCAAG GTGCAGCAGACTGTGCAAGACATGTTTGGCCGTGCCCCTAGCAAAGCAGTGAACCCAGATGAAGCAGTTGCAATTGGGGCTGCCATCCAAGGAGGTGTGTTGGCTGGTGATGTGACTGATGTGCTGTTGCTGGATGTGACGCCGCTTTCCCTGGGAATTGAGACCCTGGGAGGAGTCTTCACTAAACTCATCAACAGGAACACCACTATTCCCACCAAGAAGAGCCAG GTATTTTCAACAGCTGCTGATGGGCAGACTCAAGTGGAGATTAAAGTCCACCAGGGTGAGAGAGAGATGGCTGGGGACAACAAGCTGCTGGGCCAGTTTACACTG GTTGGGATTCCCCCAGCTCCACGAGGTGTTCCTCAGATCGAGGTGACTTTTGACATTGATGCTAATGGAATCGTTCATGTTTCTGCAAAAGATAAAGGCACAGGGCGTGAACAACAAA TTGTGATCCAGTCTTCTGGTGGCCTTAGCAAAGACGATATTGAAAACATGGTGAAAAACGCTGAGAAGTATGCAGAGGAAGATAGGCGAAGAAAG GAACGCGTTGAAGCTGTAAACATGGCAGAAGGAATCATCCATGATACAGAATCCAAGATGGAAGAATTCAAagatcagcttcctgctgaggaG TGCAACAAGCTGCGAGAAGAAATAGCCAAAACACGTGAGCTGCTGGCTCGTAAAGATAGTGAAACGGGCGAGAACATCCGGCAGGCAGCATCCACACTGCAACAGGCATCCCTGAAGCTTTTTGAAATGGCCTACAAAAAG